A single Hippocampus zosterae strain Florida chromosome 1, ASM2543408v3, whole genome shotgun sequence DNA region contains:
- the dock11 gene encoding dedicator of cytokinesis protein 11 isoform X2 — MSEVRKFTKRLSKPGTAAEVRQSVSEAVRSSVDPVEQPKFIEPLDYEAVVFQRKAQIHSDPQRDLLLCPVDDVSESQISRQRRTVVPSVPQNAEREAKSLFAKKCINMYKTDWHVINYKYEAYSGDFRMLPSKGLKADKLAAHVFEVDEDAKDEDTSSLCSQRGGIMKQGWLQKANINSSLSVSMRVFKRRYFYLSQLPDGSYILNSYKDEKHCKETKGSIYLDSCIDVIQSPKMRRNGFELKMQERYSHFLAADSEAEMEEWVMTLKQALQNSTEACQERRNGGESSDGALDDDSTSQGKSESPPEGLGRNLQPELTKYARETDQLNKINRNEGRQKLFSLDPETQRLDFSGIEPDVKPFEERFGRRIVVGCHDLTFSLQGCVSEKGDGVLTNVEPFFISLALFDISKNCKISADFHVDLNPPCVKEMLTDTVGQPSPCSDSEGGGRGGGGGPLMSGDPANGDCLPVLQRVSEALLHFPTQAIFSVTNPHADIFLVARVEKVLQNGITNCAEPYIKTSDINKTAQKVLKAAKQTCQRLGQYRMPFAWAAKQVFKDAQGSLDMDGKFSPLYRQDGGKISTDDIIKLLADTRKPEKSKLQTIPGQLNVTIECVPPDFSNTVTSSYIPVKPFEESCERVSVEVEEFLPEEARYNYPFTTYKNQLYVYPLQLKYDNQKSFTKARNIAVCIQFRDSDEEGASPLKCIYGKPGDSLFTSSAYAAVLHHNQSPEFYDEVKLELPVHLHEKHHILFTFYHISCESSSKTSSKKRDGVESLVGYSWLPLLKDGRMQSTELQLPVAVTLPAGYLGQDSRKSQPDIKWVENAKPLFKMRSRVVSTIYAQDLHLHKFFLHCQLTRNTSEDNRAELIKYLKCLHAMETHVMVHFLPTVLMQLFEVLSTAAKEGQEIAVNSLRVIIHIVSRCHEEGLENYLRSFVKYVFISQNPAPGKAAYPHEVLATAVTAVLKQTADFNTSNKLLKYSWFFFETMAKSMAQYLQEDHRMKMPRAQRFPDTFHQALQSLVLSIMPHITIRHTEIPEEARCVNLSLANFIKRCLTFMNRGFAFGLVNHYMCHFSFKDPKVLTEMKFDFLMVVCNHEHFIPLNLPMAFGRTKLQRVQEQSLEFSLTEDYCRNHFLVGLLLRDVAAALQQGPEVRQLAVGTLKNLLIKHAMDDRYTAFKNQQARICLLYLPLFELLFQNLKQLSAQPYVSNLNGSRDDLVSGGSADSRRTSAALDKDHSLPLLNGHVVRREDSRGSLFMDPGTPESIDLQRRSSTVSSSPGPRKSRLGPYEIRGLLLTFLHVVKTLSEDTLIAYWSKLNPQDVMNFLSLLETCLVQFRYIGKRNIGRSQEAYASKLFSSDRKSQTMPAMRCNRASTIQTKINQFGIMEASFTLNIGMGASESEIHHQALLEGNISTEVCLSVLDVLSLFIQCFKNQLADGEGHNALMRKVFDVYLTFLKVSPSEAALRHVFAALRAFMNKFPAVLFKGRVTLCELLCCEVLKCCVSKMASLRAEASGLLYLLMRNNYEYTKRKTFLRTHLQIIIAVSQLISDVALSGSSRFQESLSIINNFANSDKAMKSTGFPSEVKGLTKRIRTVLMATAQMKEHEKDPEMLLDLQYSLARSYASTPELRRTWLDSMARAHLKNNDLSEAAMCHVHVSALVAEYLHRKKLFPSGLAAFKKITFNIEEEAAMKEDTGMQDVYYTEEVLVEHLEVCVEALWKAERYELITHVAKLLIPCYEKRHDYEKLSRLYNTLHRAYNKVMEVIQTGRRMLGTYFRVAFYGQGFFEEEDGKEYIYKEPKLTGLSEISQRLLTLYGEKFGPENVKIIQDSNKVNPKELDPKFAYVQVTFVKPYFEEKEAPEKKTDFEKCHNINRFVFETPYTLSGKKHGGVEEQCKRKTVLTTANTFPYVKKRVEVVGEKQLDLRPVDVAIDEMRSRTAELHKLCSSAEVDMIQLQLKLQGCVSVQVNAGPMAYARAFLDDSKCNQAGKKVKELKDVFRRFVEACSAALDINERLIKEDQFQYHEGLKTNFKDMVKELSDIIHEQIYQEGMMRSLLKNSLNVFRAISGTSADHG, encoded by the exons GACACGTCGTCGCTGTGCTCCCAGAGGGGCGGCATCATGAAGCAGGGCTGGCTTCAGAAAGCCAACATTAACAGCAGCCTGTCTGTCTCCATGAGG GTGTTCAAGAGGAGGTACTTCTACCTGTCCCAGCTCCCGGACGGTTCCTACATCCTCAACTCGTACAAGGACGAGAAGCACTGCAAGGAAACCAAAGGCTCCATCTACTTGGACTCTTGCATCGATGTCATTCAG AGCCCGAAAATGCGTCGGAACGGCTTTGAGCTGAAGATGCAGGAGCGCTACAGCCACTTTCTGGCGGCCGACAGCGAAGCGGAGATGGAGGAGTGGGTGATGACGCTCAAACAGGCCCTGCAGAACAGTACTGAGGCCTGCCAGGAGAGGAGGAATGGAGGCGAGTCCTCGGATGGGGCCTTGG ATGATGACAGCACCAGCCAAGGTAAAAGTGAGAGCCCGCCAGAAGGTCTGGGGAGGAACCTGCAACCCGAACTCACAAAG taCGCGAGGGAGACAGACCAGCTCAATAAGATCAACCGGAACGAAGGCAGGCAAAAGCTTTTCTCTCTGGACCCTGAGACACAG AGGCTGGATTTCTCCGGCATCGAGCCGGACGTGAAGCCGTTCGAGGAGCGCTTCGGCCGGCGTATCGTGGTTGGCTGCCACGATCTCACCTTCAGTCTCCAGGGCTGTGTTAGCGAAAAGGGCGACGGCGTCCTGACCAAC GTGGAGCCCTTCTTCATCAGCCTGGCGCTTTTTGACATCTCCAAAAACTGTAAGATCTCCGCCGACTTCCATGTGGACCTCAACCCGCCCTGCGTGAAAGAAATGCTGACCGACACCGTGGGCCAGCCGTCGCCTTGCTCGGACTCCGAGGGAGgcggcagaggaggaggaggcgggcctTTAATGAGCGGCGACCCGGCAAATGGGGACTGCCTGCCTGTCCTTCAAAGAGTGTCAGAGGCTCTGCTGCATTTCCCTACGCAG GCCATTTTTTCCGTCACCAACCCCCATGCAGACATCTTTCTGGTGGCCCGTGTGGAGAAGGTGTTGCAAAATGGCATCACCAATTGCGCCGAGCCATACATCAAGACCTCCGACATCAACAAG ACCGCTCAGAAGGTCCTCAAGGCAGCTAAACAGACGTGCCAACGCCTGGGCCAGTACAGGATGCCCTTTGCTTGGGCTGCGAA gCAGGTGTTTAAGGACGCTCAGGGCAGTCTCGACATGGACGGTAAGTTTTCCCCTCTTTACCGCCAGGACGGCGGAAAAATCTCCaccgatgacatcatcaagctGCTGGCTGACACCAGGAA ACCTGAGAAGAGCAAGCTCCAGACCATCCCGGGACAGCTGAATGTCACCATTGAGTGTGTCCCACCTGACTTTTCAA ACACGGTGACATCCTCTTATATTCCCGTGAAGCCCTTTGAAGAAAGCTGCGAGCGCGTATCCGTGGAAGTCGAGGAGTTCCTGCCCGAGGAGGCCAGGTACAACTACCCCTTCACCACCTACAAGAACCAACTCTACGTCTATCCCCTGCAACTCAAATATGACAACCAGAAAAGCTTCACCAAG GCTCGAAACATTGCCGTCTGCATACAATTCCGGGATTCCGATGAAGAAGGCGCAAGCCCTTTGAAG TGCATCTACGGAAAACCAGGAGACTCACTCTTCACCAGCAGTGCTTATGCAGCTGTCCTGCACCACAACCAAAGTCCAGAATTTTATGATGAG GTAAAGCTGGAGCTACCCGTCCACTTGCACGAGAAGCACCACATCCTCTTCACCTTTTACCATATCAGCTGCGAATCGAGCAGCAAAACCAGCAGCAAGAAAAGAGACGGTGTGGAGTCTCTGg TCGGTTACTCCTGGTTGCCTTTGCTGAAAGACGGCAGGATGCAGTCAACAGAACTGCAGTTACCCGTCGCTGTGACCCTGCCTGCCGGATATCTGGGTCAGGACAGCAGAAAG TCTCAACCGGATATCAAGTGGGTGGAAAATGCCAAGCCGCTATTCAAAATGAGAAGCCGTGTCGTATCGACAATATAtgctcag GACCTCCATCTCCACAAATTCTTCCTGCACTGCCAACTCACGAGGAACACCTCAGAGGACAACCGGGCGGAGCTTATCAAATACCTGAAG TGCCTACACGCCATGGAGACGCACGTCATGGTCCACTTCCTTCCCACTGTGCTTATGCAACTTTTTGAGGTGCTCTCAACAGCCGCCAAGGAAGGCCAGGAGATTGCCGTCAACTCTCTCCG CGTGATCATACATATCGTATCTCGATGTCACGAGGAAGGACTGGAAAACTACCTGCGCTCCTTTGTGAAG TATGTGTTTATATCCCAAAACCCCGCGCCTGGGAAAGCGGCATATCCCCACGAGGTGCTGGCCACGGCGGTCACCGCCGTCCTCAAGCAGACGGCGGATTTTAACACCAGCAACAAACTGCTCAAG TATTCTTGGTTCTTCTTTGAAACAATGGCCAAATCCATGGCCCAGTATTTGCAAGAGGACCACCGAATGAAG ATGCCGCGAGCGCAGCGCTTCCCCGACACTTTCCATCAGGCCCTGCAGTCCCTGGTGCTGTCCATCATGCCTCACATCACCATTCGCCACACGGAGATCCCCGAGGAAGCCCGCTGCGTCAACCTGAGCTTGGCCAATTTCATCAAG AGGTGTCTGACCTTCATGAACCGGGGATTCGCTTTCGGCTTGGTCAATCACTACATGTGCCACTTCAGTTTCAAAGATCCCAAG GTGCTGACGGAAATGAAGTTTGACTTTTTGATGGTAGTGTGCAACCATGAGCACTTCATCCCCCTCAACCTGCCCATGGCCTTTGGGCGCACCAAGCTGCAGCGGGTGCAAG AGCAGAGTCTGGAATTCAGCCTGACTGAAGACTACTGTCGCAACCACTTCCTGGTGGGCCTGCTACTCCGAGACGTGGCTGCGGCCCTGCAGCAGGGACCCGAGGTGCGGCAGCTGGCCGTCGGCACGCTCAAGAACCTGCTGATTAAACACGCCATGGACGATCGCTACACGGCCTTCAAG AACCAGCAAGCCAGAATCTGTTTGCTCTACCTGCCACTGTTTGAGTTGCTTTTCCAGAACCTGAAGCAACTCTCCGCCCAGCCATACGTTTCCAATCTCAAC GGCTCGAGAGACGACCTTGTGTCAGGCGGCTCCGCGGATAGCAGGAGAACCAGCGCTGCTCTCGACAAGGACCACA GCCTGCCGCTCCTGAATGGCCACGTCGTCAGGAGGGAAGACTCCAGAGGATCTCTATTTATGGATCCCGGGACACCAGAGAGCATTgac TTGCAGCGACGTAGTTCCACCGTGAGCAGCAGTCCCGGGCCCCGCAAGAGCAGACTGGGCCCTTATGAGATCAGGGGCCTCCTCCTCACCTTCTTACATGTCGTCAAGACCTTGTCAGAGG acACTCTCATTGCCTATTGGAGCAAACTTAACCCTCAAGACGTTATGAACTTCCTCAGCTTGCTTGA GACCTGTCTTGTTCAGTTTCGATACATTGGGAAAAGGAACATCGGCAG GAGTCAGGAGGCGTACgcgtccaagttgttctcttcCGACAGGAAGTCGCAGACAATGCCGGCCATGCGCTGCAACCGAGCCAGCACTATCCAGACCAAAATAAACCAGTTCGGCATCATGGAGGCCTCGTTCACTCTCAACATAG GGATGGGTGCCTCCGAATCAGAAATCCATCACCAGGCTCTGCTCGAGGGCAACATTTCCACCGAGGTCTGCTTAAGTGTCCTGGATGTTCTTTCGCTTTTCATCCAGTGCTTTAAG AACCAGCTGGCCGACGGCGAGGGTCACAACGCGCTAATGAGGAAGGTGTTTGACGTTTACCTGACCTTCCTCAAAGTGAGCCCATCGGAAGCCGCCCTCCGGCATGTGTTTGCCGCGTTGCGAGCGTTCATGAACAAG TTCCCCGCAGTACTGTTCAAAGGTCGCGTGACCCTTTGCGAGCTTCTGTGCTGCGAGGTGCTCAAGTGCTGCGTGTCCAAGATGGCCTCGCTGAGGGCGGAAGCCTCGGGGCTCCTCTACCTGCTTATGAGGAACAACTACGAGTACACCAAGAGGAAGACCTTCCTGCGCACACACCTGCAG ATCATCATCGCGGTGAGCCAGCTGATCTCCGACGTGGCGCTCAGCGGAAGCTCGCGCTTCCAGGAGTCGCTCTCCATCATCAACAACTTTGCGAACAGCGACAAGGCCATGAAG TCCACAGGGTTCCCCTCGGAAGTGAAGGGTCTAACCAAGCGTATCCGTACGGTGCTGATGGCCACGGCCCAGATGAAGGAGCATGAGAAAGACCCGGAAATGTTACTGGACCTGCAGTACAGCCTGGCCCGGTCCTATGCCAGCACACCCGAGCTGAGGCGCACCTGGCTGGACAGCATGGCTCGGGCGCACCTGAAGAATAACGATCTCTCCGAG GCCGCCATGTGTCACGTTCATGTGTCTGCGCTGGTCGCTGAGTACCTGCACAGGAAAA AGTTGTTCCCCAGCGGGCTGGCCGCGTTTAAGAAGATCACGTTTAATATCGAGGAGGAAGCCGCCATGAAGGAAGACACGGGGATGCAAGACGTTTATTACACCGAG GAAGTCCTGGTGGAGCACCTGGAGGTCTGCGTGGAGGCTCTGTGGAAAGCCGAGCGCTACGAGCTGATCACGCACGTCGCCAAACTGCTGATCCCCTGCTACGAGAAGCGCCACGATTACGAG AAGCTGAGCCGGCTCTACAACACGCTGCACAGAGCCTACAACAAGGTCATGGAAGTGATCCAAACGGGTCGCAGGATGCTCGGGACCTACTTCAGAGTTGCCTTCTATGGACAg GGCTTCTTCGAGGAGGAGGACGGGAAGGAGTACATCTACAAAGAGCCCAAACTCACCGGCCTTTCGGAAATCTCCCAGCGCCTGCTGACGCTTTACGGGGAAAAGTTTGGGCCTGAAAACGTCAAGATCATTCAAGACTCCAACAAG GTGAATCCCAAAGAGCTGGACCCCAAGTTCGCCTACGTGCAAGTGACCTTCGTCAAGCCCTACTTTGAGGAGAAGGAGGCGCCGGAGAAGAAGACGGATTTTGAGAAGTGCCACAACATCAACCGCTTCGTCTTTGAGACGCCGTACACGCTGTCGGGCAAGAAGCACGGCGGCGTTGAGGAGCAGTGCAAGAGGAAGACGGTGCTCACAA CCGCCAACACCTTCCCGTACGTAAAGAAGCGCGTGGAGGTGGTCGGGGAGAAGCAGCTGGACCTGCGGCCGGTGGACGTGGCCATCGACGAGATGAGGTCTCGCACGGCCGAGCTGCACAAGCTCTGCTCCAGTGCCGAAGTGGACATGATCCAGCTGCAGCTCAAACTGCAGGGCTGCGTCTCCGTGCAG GTGAACGCCGGGCCCATGGCCTACGCCCGAGCCTTCCTGGATGACAGCAAGTGCAACCAGGCCGGCAAGAAAGTGAAAGAGCTTAAAGATGTTTTCAG ACGTTTTGTGGAGGCCTGCAGCGCGGCTTTGGACATCAACGAACGTCTGATCAAAGAAGACCAGTTTCAGTACCACGAGGGCCTCAAGACCAATTTCAAAGACATGGTGAAGGAGCTCTCTGACATCATCCATGAGCAG ATCTACCAGGAAGGCATGATGCGCTCGCTTCTGAAAAACTCCCTCAACGTGTTCCGAGCCATCAGCGGCACCTCGGCTGACCACGGCTGA